The Anguilla rostrata isolate EN2019 chromosome 1, ASM1855537v3, whole genome shotgun sequence nucleotide sequence atttattttctgagaatTACTAGGTGAGAAAATGATATTAAGAAAAAGCCAAAGAACTGTGAACAATGAATGATCTTAACTGAATAAGCATAAATCAGGAAAGCTCCTCCTGAATATATATTCTGAATAGCCTCTCGTTTGGTTCTTAATGTAAATAAAGGTTCACATTGAAGTGGATGCATAATGGCTGTTGTTGTACTTTTCAAAACAATTCTAGGTTAGACAGAATAACTAAACGGGAAAAAGCCTCAAAGACATTTTTACCTAAAACTGAGCTAGGTGTGGTGAGGTGAGCAGAGAGCTAACGGAATATGttcaatttaaatacatttccttttaaaCTCAAACTTTCCTGTCCCAGATCCgaggggggattgggggggggggatggggcgggggtAAAGAATGTGACATTTGCTCAAATCAGAAGAACAAATAGCACTGGGGCAATATTGAGGCAAAAAGTTCCCCCTTAAGATCgccttcatatttcattttaaaagcagcgCTGACATTCACTTAGTTGCCGTACACTGCTGctcactgagcgtgctcagaggGGCTCTGTTACTCTGTGGGTGATCATACACATGATGCATCTAAAGCCATCCTGCTGCTGTTGTGGGTATCTGTTCATCTATTTAAATCTTAAACAGCGGAGGAGCACTTCGGTCACATGGTGCTCCAGGAAGCCCTAGCTTCCAGTCCCTCCCCCATTTccgagttttttttccccaactccACCGCAGCGAGGCATTCGCACCTTTTCCACGGAAATCCGGCGTTTTCCGGTCGCCTCCGCCGCGTGTCACGTGCGTGAAGCGGGTGGCTGATGCGAGCCTTGCTCTGGTCACGCTAAGCCAGGCCCTGGAGCCTGCCGTCCTCCTGCTCCGGCTCTTCAATAATACATGGCCTCCTCCATTACGGGCACTTGCAGCAGCCTGCAGGCCAGAGCACACGCATGCTAGGGGGACTTCAGCAGAGGTTCCGCAGCAGCCCCACTTCCTGacatcaaatttattttaagaacGACCACGGCAACGTCAGTCCGCATCCTTACCCGGAGGCCAAATTGCAGCACTTCTGAGGTCCCCCTTTCTCACACGTCTCAAGGACTGCACCGTGGCCATGGGTGGCCGCCGCCAACAATACCTTCACGACTGCTGAAGGAAAACCCTGGCTCTTCAGAAGTGACGAGATGAAAGGGGAAACGTGTTTGAAGGCAAACGGGTTCCCTCATTTCAGGAGGGCTCAGAGAAGACAGCCAACCGGGCCATTAAGGCTGCTGAAATGAGCGTGGTGGTGAGCTTTACGAATGTGACCGTTAGCGGGTTTGCGTAATGGCTGCAATTCTGGGTAACGGACAGCCGCACAGAAGCGACGCCGTTGCATTCTGAAGAGGTAGCGTTCTATTCATACGCGCCGCATCACGCTTCATCAAAGGAACTGGAAAGTCggaccatgaaaaaaaaaaaaagagaaaatacacACTGCTCAGAGAACCCGGCTAATTTCACACATAATAGAAAAAACGTGCATTCATTTTGCCTCCGGGTTAACCTCAAGCAAACGCCTGCTCTCCTTCTGCTAGCTGCATGCATGACCTACAGGCCTTTCTGCACACCGCTGCAGCACAAAGCCATACTGGCTCTTTGTGCCTTTGTTCTCTCGCTCTCAGATAGGCCTGCGTGAGCATCCGCCGTGAGAGCCTTCAGAACACGTCCTGCCCTTGTCGCTGGCTGCTGAAACAGTGTGAATGCTCGTGCTAGCCAGATGCATGGTTGGCCTGAAAGCCCAACTCTGCACCAGATGCACCTGCATTCACTCAGCCAGGATCGGGTGATTAAGTATGACTGGCTGGCTTGGCAATAAGACGGGGCACTAATGAATGGGTCtcactgacctcagatcagcgAAAACCAGGAGCGGTAAGTTCAGTGCTGATGAGTTCCGACGGAATCAGGTGCCCCCACcccgcgtgcacacacacacacacgcacacacaaccacacacacacgcacacgcacacacacgtacacacaaccacacaaccacagacacacacacacacagacacacgaacatacgtgcgcacacacccacagtaaCCTGTTTCACCCAAGTGTGGCAGGAGAATTCTTTGTTTCTAACCCATTAAATATTCCTTTTGTAGtaaatacatgcacatttcACAATGTGGTGGAATTGGATGACTATCAAAACACAGAATTGCTCACCTTGCAAATACGGTAGCAGCAGCACTGATAATCTCATATTTTAAGAACATGGGGTCCATGTCAGTGTTTTAATAAACTATGCCtacagacaacaacaaaaaagggtTCCTTATTTAGGCAAAGGGCACATGATGACACTGGTAAATATGTGCATAACAAGGGGATCTCCACTCAACTGTATCCAGTGCTATTGTATATTAATAGAGGGACCGTGCATTATTCATGCACAAGATTACTTTTGTGTAAGTGTCCCAGACCTAGCCGAAGCACATGCCCCTGCTTTCAACCATGACATGCATAATACTAACAATTCTGGACATGTACAGGGCTGCAATAGTTTACTGTTACCCATAGTACTGCccattacaataatatattcaAGAATTAAAGGGTTTTATCTTGGAACGGATGAATAATGAATGTGGAATTTCAAAATTTAATTGCCCCGAATTAAATGATTCAAGATAATGTTTCTTTTATAAATTTGTAATGGGACTAGGGggtgaggaggagaaaaaaaaaattaaataaaagtttttttcccccccaaacaaaGAGGAAGAACATAAAGCAGCAGTTTTCTTACGTTTCCGAACGGCCTGCAACGGACCGCAAAAAAACGAAAGCGAAAGTGCGGCACTGAAGCGCGAGGGAAAGAACACACTGCGCAGGAATCGGGTGGAAAATGAGTCCAACTTTAATCTCCCGTTTTGAAAGGAGGAGCGGGCGCCACCCGCTCGCTGAAGATATCCTCCGCAAAGCGACTCCTCTCCGCCGAACTCCGGCGAGCCTCGCGCGCGAAGCGGCCGAACGCGGAACGATCCGTCCGGAAACCGCTCGCGGCTCGATAGCGACGCTTCGGGCCCTGAACAATGAGACTCGAGCACTGTTAAAGCTCCAAGGCTCCCAGTGACTATAAATGTATACACAGAGCTGCAGTTACATCAAGATTGTTGCAAGGTTGACGGTCAAAAGCCATCTTAAAATGAAGCATAGTAGAAAGCAGCGTATTGTCTGTGGGcaaagacaaattaaaaaaaaataaaataaaaataataaaacagtgcaGACAGGATATGATTAAAAGGTGAAGGTGCACTACAGTGGAGAAGTAGATATACTACACCCACATCTTTAGCCAAGGCTGCATTGTGATTTATATTTCTTGTTAggtggaaaacaaaacacagaatacCAGATTGTTAAGGCTTTCCGATACAACAAAatctgcaaatgaaaaatgtaacactgGTAACAACACAAAGAAATGTGATTCAGAAAAATTCTTTGCTCTTGAGAGTTGCATTGTTAATATCCAAAACGACTTGTCCATAGACCTAAACTTTTTTACCAAGGGGTAACAGCAGTGCTGCCACTGTTGCTTATCAGTGACCTTTATATAGCTAATATAAACATGTTATGTAATACAATACCTCAAATCCTGAATTACATTCACAAATCAGTTTAGCAATTACGGTAACTCCATTACCTGtcaagttttttctttctttttatcaaTACCTGCACatattttcatacaaaataacaggatcatttttaaacatcaatttcaaatattttgccTGGGgacagtggggagaaaaaaaaatcaatccttCACATTCACCAGTGCAAGATGAAAACAGTGACCATCTCAACAAAGAGGAACTGACACCAACACAAAAGGAAAGATTGTcgtttgaaaataaattcactgACCAGGTATGAGACATGGAAACAAACAGACGCAGGTTTCTGTTCCAGGTACATTCATCCAAAAACTCTAATTCTACTCAGGGATAAAAGGAAAAACGTTAATTTAAGCTTTAAAGTAAAAGGTTGCCTAACTCTGTAAAAACTGACTGAATAATTTAACCGGATCATTTGTTAAACCCAAACCGGTAACCAGCTGCTTTTTAATAACCTGCTGAATGGTTTGAGGTTGTTCCCCAGGATGATTCAGGCATTGATGCCGGTTGAGGACCAGGGCAGGACCCACCAGCAGTTCCTCCAAAGCTCAGGTCTACCTTAGGCTCATCTTCAAATAAAGAGGTTTACTTCACTAGAAATACAAAGCCTTGATTATGAGTAAAATGTGTTCCTAGAATTATCCCGCATTTCTGTCCTATATGCAAACGCAACAGACAGCAGTGTGGCTTTGTTAAAAACGAAAAAAGGAGATAAAATGTCGGACTCGCACACATCTCTGAGGGCTTGGTTAAGTGCATACAGTATGAGCAGCGCTAAGCTGAATGGCTCTGTCTGCAGCGCACACGTATCTAAGCCACACGAGACAAACAGACCGCCGCAAGTTCTTCCTTTTCagtccattcttttttttccttttttgttactttttttttttccttttctgtgtggtggtttttttttttttgttttttttttttcttttagtcaCTCGGAGAgacgaaaaaaaataaataaataatgaggggACCGTAGGGCCGCAGCTCTGCCCGGGGCGGGTTAGTTACCATCGTCTTTGGCTTCGTCTCCAGTTCGTCTGGCACTTTGGTCGTCGTCGCTTTGCGAGGCGGCGTCGCCGTTCTCCAGCTTGCCGCCGTTCTCCAGCTTGGCGCCGCTCTCCGTCTCTTGGCCGGCGGGACCTGGGTCCGCGTCGTCCTCGTGCACCGCCTTCCCCTCCCCGTTGAGcagcggggcccggggcccctcCCCGGCCTCCGGCTCGGCCTcggcctccacctccaccagctCCGCGCCCATGCCCAGGTCCCGCTCGGcgctctccgcctcctccagcttctgcaGGATGATGGGCAGCTTGGAGTCGGAGTCGGAGTTCTCCAGCAGGGAGATGCTGCTCTCCTCGTACTTGGGCAGCGgcgccccctcctccagctgcttctgGAAGTGTTCCCGCTTGGCTCGGCCGCCGGACGCCGCGCGCTCCAGGATCTCCTTCTCCGCCAGGCGCAGCTTGATGGCCACGCGCGAGTGGAAGGAGAGGTCGGGCTTCTCCAGGAGCAGGCGGTCCTCCTGGGTAAAAAAGTTACCCAATGTCACAGACGCACTCAAACTACGCTGCAGGGGCAGGGCCAAAAGATCCAGACGAAGATCTTTGTGGAACAAAACGACCAAGTGCCTATGtacatgaataaattatatcaAGGCAGCACTGTAATTGTGTATGGACTTCTAGCCCTTTTACTCATAAGCGAAGGCCCACctgctcttgccccaaccctgcTCAAATCAACTACAAGCTCCAAGACACCAGGAGCATATCAGGGACTTGGTATAGACAATATATATGCAAACACTTCATAACCCCCCCAATACATGAAAAGGAACTAGAAAAGTAGAATGTGAAACCGACACTTGAGGTATGAAAGCCATTTTAGTTGAAGAACCATTGGGAAGGGCTTTTCAGAAGACCCCGCTAGAAGGACACAGTGGAGGGCTGGGCCTCACCTCAGAGGTGGATTTGTAGGTCTTGAGGAGCAGGGCGGCCCTGGTCTCCAGGAAGGTCCACAGCTTTATCTCGTTCTCCCAGCTGACGGGGAACTCCGTGTTGCCCAGGGTGAAGATCTTATTGATGGCGTGGTCGCCCACGAGGTAGTCCTTCAGCTCCTCTGCGAACGCAAGCCCAGGTCAGCTCGTGAGAAACACCCGTTGGGCTCCGTGACCACGGCCTAATCTCCGGTAATTACGCAAGCAGACCGCTCTGGCGGCGCTGGGGGAACGATGCGATCGCACAGCCGGTAATGAGATGGAACAGGGCTGAGAAAGCCCTGCGCTACACGCACACTAAGCAAGAGGCTCGAGCTGTAAGAGGGGGCTACTACAGGGCTAcgctcatttaaaaattaacataGAAAATCTGAATAATATATCGCAGCCTTGGAGCTCTTGCCAGAGGACACGGTCGTGCTTCAGAGAATTTATGACACAAACATGTTCTGTACACACgtttataaatatttcaggCGTCAGGAATCATTTCTTTGCCACATCTGTTGGACTGCCTTGATCAATTAAACACCTAAGGGGGCTCTCCGCAGCTCGGAGCGGGACTGGAGTCATTACGGCTTCCGTTTTATAGCGGGCGACCCTTTGGGAAGCCGCCGGGGCGTGCGTGCCAGCCCCCGTTCCTCAGCGGGGggacgacggcggcggcggcgacagGGTGACGGGACGAGGCCTTACCTTCAGTCATGCAGAACACGCGGAGGAAGGCCAGGAGCTGGGCGGAGATGGGCGGCTCGCTGCAGTGCAAGGCGAAGATGCTGGACCTGCAGGACACCCATTTCGACACCGTCAGCCAACCGCATCAGACCCTTCCATTACGGCACCGTCTAATGCCCATTAAGCAGCCGACGGACTCTCGGCGTCGCTGTTCATTCGGGTTTTATGGGCGGGGTTCCCCGGCTCGCGGCCAGTCCTGGACGAGGTAGCCCCGGCGCGGGGGCGAAATTAAGTGGTGGTTTGAGAGGCGCGGTTGAGCGCCTCTGGACCTGGCAGCCTGATTAGCGTTCCAACGGCAACCGCGGCCATTCAGGTGCCGGCACCGCCccctaactcccccccccaacccccacccccacccccacccccatcccccaacccctcaCCCTTCGCCTGACAACTGATTGATCTGAAGTGATGAGGGGTCACTGCAcctgatgcatttttaaactcACTCAATCATTTATAATTTACCGCTTAATGACTGGGAAGATTCCACCGCCACATTTCTgttgataactttttttgtttgagggagaaagagagacatcaCCGTGACaccgtctttaaaaaaaaaaaagagaaaaaaaaaaagaaggaaaataattgtttttggaGGGCAATATTTTCCTGAATCTCGGCGTATTGATCACGGTGACGGCGACGCACAGGACACGACTGACATTATTGCTCTGAAAACGCATTATGGAACTCTTGCAGCTCCGCAATGAAATTATCCCTGCCCATCGCTTCACCAAGCACGCGCCGCGGAAAACACATTTAACCCGTATAGCGCACCGCAGAGCAGAGGGACTTTTACAGTAGGCACACAGAAGGAATGCACCACCTTACAGTAcaccataaaaaaaactcttattGATCCTTCTTCGAACAAACTTTACAAATGACCGTGTACTGTGCTTTATTTTCTCACCAACAGAATGTTTTCACTGGGAATTTATTGCAGAAAGATTTCAGAAACTTTCAGCAGTTTGAAAAATTGTCCCAGGCCAATACTTTAAAGTTAAGTTTAATGAAATTATcatacatgtctgtgtgtgtgtatgtgtgtgtgcatatggtgtAAATATCTacgtatgtatatacatatgcatgctCCTTGTCGTATACAGCATACAGTAAAAAGAGAACTCAGTATTAATTTTCACAAGAGACAATAAGCaatgcaaatgacaaaataagCCAGCCGTTGTGCGTGTGCGGCACTTACGCGGGGATGCCAGCGCGCGCCAGGACCTCGGCCTTCATGGCGTACAGCCGCTCGCTCTTGCTCACCCCCAGCTTGATCTTCACCCGGTCGTGGGCGTTGCTCTCAAAGAAAAAGCCGTTGTGGATCACAAACTCGGCGTTGGACCGCGTCCCGTAGAAAATGTATATCTGAGGGACAGGCAAAGGAATTGCCATGTAAAACCCGAGTGCAGTTTTGACAAATGGcacattttccactgaaacaagGGAACAGGTTTTAGCCaactattaaattaaatttccatCAATGGCACGGAGGGGAACAGGACTTATGAGGTCCCTTTATTTGAGTGTCTGTGACCTCAGAGAAAAGGCACAGAGCCCAGAGCAAAGACTGTAAGACAGCGCCCCTGCACAAAGGAAAAACACTGATAAAGAATTAAAATTAGaaccacacaaatacatttttaaaaaggagcagaaaaaagaaaggaacatgAGATGGGAAAATAGTGTGTTTTGTCTACAGGTCAGACAAATGAGTCCAAAGGACTCCGTTTAAGTGCATCTCACTGTCCTGGACTGAAGAAGATTTCACTGGAGAGGAAGGAAGGTGTGAAGTAACACTTTGTAGTAGGTTCACTcacttccattttcttttcttgcaaTAAAAAGAACTATAATCCATCTTACGACGAAAAAAAGTTCATTACAAATcatacccacacatgcatgaaaATGCAGTCACAATATCGATTAAATGACCAATCCCCATTTTATTAGAACACAAAAGGAAATATCGCCAGTTGTGTTTGCAAACAGACCCACATATCCAAATGTAGATACTTGTAAACTAAAAATATCATCTAAtgcaagaaatgtatttaatgacGGTGGCTACATTTGGCTGGCAGGTAGAGTAATCTTGATTCTAAACCTCCTTTGGGAATGTGGAAAGAAGACTTACTCCAGGGTCAAAAGAGTaagtacagtacatttccaCCATTTTGCAATTTAATGCAATTGGATGAAAACTTTTATGTTGAGGAAATCTACAGAAATggcacacaacatacacaaagCTTTTATTGGCTACTGGGACAAACCATCTAAGGGATATTATTAGAGTTACATATTTGCCACTGACCAAATTCAATGTAAGGGACTGTACTggcagaagaaagaaaataatttgtgttgctgaaatacaaaaaaaaaaagcaaatggagCTCACTGGCCATGTTGTGCTCTTCCATCCTCCATGCTGTGCAAAGCCTTGATCAGGAACATGTGCAAACCTTTGGAGTTCTACCTAGCCTTAGCTCAAATTCTAAATACATGCTTCCAAAACGTGCTGCTGTTCCCAATGGAGGCAGCCTGGCTATCCAGCCggcacaaaatgttttcataatgttactggaatgttttgtcaaggTTATAATATTGGCACTTCGTGGCAGCAACACCGTAAGGATGTTTTGCGTTAGCTGAGACTCACCTAGACTCACTGAAAGAAGGAATAAGGCAGGTGAGTGAGTTTTAGTGGAAAACAGCAGTTCAAACTGGTTAGATATTTTGGTCAACAGGACAGAAGCTGGGCTATGGCAGCAGTGGGCCACAGGACTGTGATTCTGCAGGGGATGAGTCCTTTACATCACACCCACCAAAGCAGTGCGAATGGGGAAGCCAGGAGGGAGGCTTGCTAAAGCTTGCACCGCTAAAGCTCACACCTGCTAAAGCTCGCACCCGCCGAGCCCTTGAGAGCTTGGGTCAAACGCATGAAATCTAAAGTACGAATCAGGGATGGAGCAGCTGGGCGAGGCGCTCCCGAGCACAGCCCCCGCTCCGGAGCCACGCAGTCTTCCCGTCCGAGCCGCCTCCCCGAATCTTATCACGCGATTCTCAATCAGTAGAGCGGGCCGCTAGCTGACCCGCCTGCGCGCTGCTCAGCGTACCCGCTCTCCCCCCAATACCCGCTCTCCCCCGGCCGGACCTGAACAGCTCTGCGGCATCGCCACACTCAGGATCCTGTAATGTCCCGCGCTGATAAACGCATCTGGCGctcagaggtgggggaggggggtgggggggggagaggagcgggggTGAAtgacgcacacgcgcacacgcacgagGAGAGCGCGGACGCTCGGGAGAAAGGCAGGCCCCGCGGTTCCAGCGAGGGCCCGTATAAGGAGTGCACACCGGccctcacacagagaacaccacacaccacacagccgCCACTGACCTGCTCGTTTTCTTTATAGTCCTGCAGGGCCACACATTCGCACCGGTCATCTTCCAAGTTGTAACCAGTCGTGatctgaggagaaaaaaaggcaaatataTAAGTTGGAATTAAATTATGCTTAAATTGCTTAAACGTTgatttcaaaacacaaaaatacaaggTGGCTTCTCAGATTTTGTTTGTACGATACGTTGCTCTTAGCTTTCAAAAACTGCTGTGTTATTCAGGAATCCTCCAATCTCATACTCCAAAATTGCAAAGAGAGTTAGACTTACTTTAGATCAATTTTGTGCAAATTTTAcatcaaatgaaattaaacggCCACACGGAACCACATAACAGACTAATTTCTCTTCTGAACTAAATATCTTTAGGCTCCATTGTTTGGGTTTTTGCCTTTATGACATAGCCTCCAGGGAAGCAATGCACAATAAACCTAACAAACTGAAagtgactgaaaaaaatattgttttagcATCTCGTGTAATTAAGGGCCATATCCATATATATGAATCCCAAAATTGAGTTAGCAAAAACTTtacaaatgagctgaaattaagaaaatgaaataaacccATAGATTTGCTTATAATTTCTCCTTGGAGAGGGATATACGGATGTATTACAgcaataaacaaagaaaaatatctgAAGAAGTTGCAACTCATTTCATTAAACCGAAGCCAGGGGGAATACACAGGACGCCATTTCATTAAACTTCTTAATGACTAGCCCTTTGATTTTATTCgcggttttaaaataaaatttcacttCGTGATGCAAAAGCTCTCCGTGTGCATATGTAAGAAGCCTACTGGAGGTGATATATTGTTCTGTTGCAATCAAACACCCAGCACTATGAagtataaattcaattcaaacaaAGGCCACTTGAGATGTGTGTAATCGCATGAAAAACTGTTAGGACGAGACGGAATACATTCTCCGCTCtaattctctgtctctgagctccatcaCCACCATTAAGGCAGAGGTGCCTCTGAAGGCTAATCTGACTGCATATCAGAGTGCACCTcacaacaaaaatacatgaatatatatttgtacTTTTACAATAAATGAATTCTTTAAACACAGGCCAGGAGTCTGTAAGAGTTAACAGAGAACTGAGTGTGgttaacaataattaaattcaaagaTAGCAAAACAGCATTTATCAAACATCCCCTTAAAACATCCCATTTCATAAAATCTATCCACTAAGACTAAGCCCGCTGTGGATTATAGCAGTAGATGGCACCTGAGCAAACTGAACAGACTATGTCGTAGAGCCCGAAGGTGCGAGAGgtaggggggaaaggggggtctCACCAGCCCGTTGGTGTGGTTACACATGTCCCAGAGCGGGATGAGGGCCAGGGTGACCCGGCTCCCGTCCTCGGTGGGGATCTGGTTCTGCCGGGTCATTACGGAGGACACAGCCCACCTgggaagcagagggagagatggaggagtcAGGCTACGGAATAACACGGGCCTGCGCTAGAGCCTGGCGCCTCCAAAGCCAGGTCTGATAAACATATTCAGAGCCGGGGGGGTGAGAACACGCACAACGTCTCTGTGGTCACAAAAGCTgattttattctcattttgcAGAAGCTTACATCAGATTTAACAACCGGGAGATAAAAGGAGACCCACAATGAATAATTCCCTCAAAGATAATGCCATGCTAATGAAAGAACAATGAGTACAAAAGCCCATTTTGGGTGGCAGTTCTAAATCATGGTTACGATCTACGCTCTTAATTTAAAGAGGCAATTTTAACCGAgcggcgttttttttttttttcctttttctctccctccttcgcctctcccacccacaccaccaACCTGTAGTCATCGAAGGTAAAGGCATCCTTCAAGGGCAGTTTGCTGGCGTTCGGGTGAGTCTGGGGATTGAAGGTGCAGAGGAGAGAAACGCACCGAAAGAATTAAaggaaaagaggagaaagaagagggagagaagggaaaaagaaagagagagagagagagagaaagaggggaaaaaatcagtCACTGGAATTTCATTATCTGGCTGCCTAACAGATCCTAACAAGAGCGTAGTGAAGCAGGGAGCGTCCAGTGGTGCTACACTGGGATCATCATGGCATTAGCCTCCCATACATCACTGTCAACTTAATTTGTTGTGCCCAGCAGCCGTCATAAATCTGCTTCATCAATTTGGGAGACAGAGAGCCACTGGTGCCACAGAAATCTACATTTAAAGCCACAGACTCTCTCCCTCCAAGGGCTCATTTGCACCGCGTGTCAGGAAAAACTCCCGTTCcggtggagagagaaaaaaaaaaaaacacgccaGGATCTAATTCTGCTTCCAGAAGCCCCTTCTTGAACATGCAAAATGAGTCGTAAAAATAGACTGCGCCATAAATCCATCGGAGAGTGATATAGACGCTTTGGTGAACGtgttttattgatgtttatGTGGTCCTCACCAGCCACCGAACGGAAGCCTATTGCCAACAAtgagtttacatttttgttcccCGACACCTTGTCTTGTT carries:
- the setd3 gene encoding actin-histidine N-methyltransferase, whose product is MGKKSRVKTQKSGTGATAVVSPKEMMNLISELLSKCSSAAPSPGKEWEEYVQIRGLVEKIRKKQKGLSVTFDGTREDFFPELMAWAAKNGASCEGFEIADFAEEGYGLKASRDIKADELFLWIPRKMLMTVESAKNSVLGPLYSQDRILQAMGNVTLAFHLLCERADPASFWLPYIQTLPGEYDTPLYYEEDEVQHLQSTQAIQDVFSQYKNTARQYAYFYKVIQTHPNASKLPLKDAFTFDDYRWAVSSVMTRQNQIPTEDGSRVTLALIPLWDMCNHTNGLITTGYNLEDDRCECVALQDYKENEQIYIFYGTRSNAEFVIHNGFFFESNAHDRVKIKLGVSKSERLYAMKAEVLARAGIPASSIFALHCSEPPISAQLLAFLRVFCMTEEELKDYLVGDHAINKIFTLGNTEFPVSWENEIKLWTFLETRAALLLKTYKSTSEEDRLLLEKPDLSFHSRVAIKLRLAEKEILERAASGGRAKREHFQKQLEEGAPLPKYEESSISLLENSDSDSKLPIILQKLEEAESAERDLGMGAELVEVEAEAEPEAGEGPRAPLLNGEGKAVHEDDADPGPAGQETESGAKLENGGKLENGDAASQSDDDQSARRTGDEAKDDGN